The Caloenas nicobarica isolate bCalNic1 chromosome 8, bCalNic1.hap1, whole genome shotgun sequence genome contains the following window.
AATGACTGGGATTGTTTTGcgcttgtaaaaaaaaaacaaaaaaaaaaaaaacaaagaaagaaggaagacgCGATTTTAACGTGCTGCCGGCGGCACGGCCACACCGAACAGAAACGCTGGACCCGCGGTGCAGCGAAACCTCCCCGGGTGgcccggggccgcggccccgctccccgccgagCCCCACGGACACGCACCCTCGTCCTCCCGTGTTTTAACTCCTCCCCGGAGGCCGCCCCGACGCTCCTCGGCCGTTCACACACGCGCGAAGCCCGGGCCGGTCGCGACCGTTGGCGGCCGTTAGTGACCGTTGGCGGCCGTTAGTGACCGTTGGCGGCCGTTAGCGACCGTTGGCGGCCCTTAGCGAGGGCGGGAGCCCAGCAGCggctcccccgccgccgcccccccccgccaccgGTCCGTCGGTCGGTCCACCCGCCCGTCCCCCTTCCACCCTCCGCCGCTCGCAACTACCGGCGGAGCAGCCCCGGGCGCCGGGCGGGCAGTGCGGCTGCGCGGGCCCCGCGCCTGCGCGCTGCCGGCGGCCATGGGCAGGTATGGCGGACGGGGGCACCGTGGAGGGGACGGCGGGGGTTAGGCCTGTCCCCGCTGTCCGTGTCGCTGTCCCCGCCGGGGAGGCGAGGGCGAGGCATGGCCGGGTGGCTCCTGCGCCCTCCCCTGAGCGCCgggttttaaataaatatgggTTGTGTCTAAGGCTGGCGCGATGGAGCCGGCTGGTGACAGCACCGGCTCACACAGGGGCGAGCGCCTGAGGTGACGCTTCCAGGAGGGCAGAATCCCAACCAAACGAGACAAGAAATCCCCGAATGGTTAGAGCAGCTGAGTGTGTAAGACAGGTCTTATTTCCCTTCCGTTTCACCGCTTTCCTGGACTTCATATTAGACTTACAGAATAATACTCATATTGGAtttggatcttgggaacaatttcttccccaaaggcctgttgggcattggaacaggctgcccggggcagtgctggagtcaccatccctggaggggttggacagacggacatgaggttctcagggacacggggcggtgccagggctggggaatgggtggacttgatgatctggaggggcttttccaaccaaaatcattctgtgattcaggcTTCGGCTGTGTTTGTTGTGCCATTAAACgttttgttctgtgtctttCCCAGGCTGGCAAAGGTGTGTGCGAGTTACAGCACTGAGCAGGGACTGAAGGCGAGTCGGCAGCAAACAGTAAACAACGGTTCTGCGCAGAGTTAGAGGGGACGGGGAGAGCTCTAGGCCCTCAAGCTCCCTCTAAAGATAGGAGCCTGTAAATCTCTCTAATTAGTAATAACGGGCCAGTTTTATATATTCATCAACCTACAAATCAGTGTTCTTTTCAGACAAAGTAGTTATCCTCTGGTTATAACCCCTTTTTGAGTAGATTAGGAAAATCAAGGTTTTCCGTGAAAGTTTAAGCCTAATAGAAATCAGATCAAAACTGGAGCAAGCCCATAGTCCAAACTCCATCTACgtggctggggacacgggtgtTAGAAAGCATATCTGCTTTGTGTCACAGATTTAGCTGTACTCGCGGGCTGCAAGGATGGACAGCGAAGTGCAAAGGGACGGCAGAATCCTGGATTTGATCGATGACGCCTGGAGGGAAGATAAATTGCCGTACGAGGATGTGGCGATCCCTCTGGTAAGGTGAATTGCTGCTTATCAATCAGAGTTAGGGCTCGTGTGTTTATCACAGCCCCTTCCAAGAAATGACACAGGATTGTTTGTGGTGCAGCTAATTTGTTCAAAAGGTTCCCGGGATGGATCTGACTcacttgttttctctcctaTATGCCACTCATTCCTGTGCACATACAAGGACGTGAAtgtttctctccccttccccctgcccAGTTGCAAAATCTCCTTAGAAGTGGAGAGCCCTTCCTATCGCACAATTCTGGGTTTGGCATCAGGGAGAAGTAGAATCATCCTTTCTCAGTGCTTCCCCTTTGTGTTACTAGTGTTTGAAGTGGTTTCCCAGTTGGTTTGTAGAACAGATTAGTCTCATGCTGACAGTTACAGTCTTGGTTACACTTTATTTTCACCTTCTGGGGACTGATAGGCAGCTTGTTTCTTTGGCAAAGAGACATTTCGAAATTGCCAGTGACACGGCACAAGCTTTAGCCCTCACACCACTGTTTTTTCAGAGAGGACAAGGAGCAGCTACACACCTCCAAAATCCATACATACAATGCACAAAGTTTTACTGCCAAACTCCTCTTTGCTTAGGATAACCTCTACTAGGCAGGTCAAGTATTATAAACTAATTCCTTGCTGACATTTGCCTGTAGCATGTGTCCAAGTCAAGAAACACAACTGTTTCTTTCCTTACAGCCATCTCTTGAGCTACTTACAGTCACATACAGATGGCAGCCGCAGAGCGGGAGGCCTTATCAACTAACAATAGTGAGAAAGGCCTGGCTGTGGATATAAAGATCCCCAGGGATGGGAATGGCTCTGAGCACATAGAAAAACCAGCACAGATTCACAGGAGGCCGAGTACAGCGGCATTGTAAAGGAGCAAACAGAATGGCTGTAAAGTGGCACATGAGCCTGTCCTGAGCATCTGAGCCAGGGCTCACTCCAGAGATTCCCATGAACTCAAATGAGCTCGAATCATACGCTGTTTTCAAAACTCAAAAGTTTTATTTAGCTCATGCTGGGTTTTCCAGAGATCTTGAACTCCAAATTCTTGCCCAAGTAGTATCTGGCAGAATAACACACACTCTGTATGGCTGCACCAATCCACCAACACCAAGAACAAATAACCtagggagagaaaacaaaaatctcgGTTAAACTAAAGCTGGTCCTTACTGTATCGTGAACAGCTCTGTGTTGCACCTGGTAGGGGTTTCTGACTTGAGCTGCTGATACAACACAGCCACACCTGAATTCAGCACGCAGACAGGGAAGGGATTTCTCACCTGCCATAGGAAAGTAACATGTTACAGGACCAGTTGTCTTAATAACAGCTATAATAAATGCAGGAGCTGTATTCTcagcaacagcaaaagaaacacaTTGCAAACAAGCACTGGAATAATTGCATCGTGCTATTATTTACGTATTTCGCGTTCGCTATATATTCTCCTTCACCGCATGTGCAGTCTGAGTGTACAGCAAGGCCCCAGGGtcctggaaaactgaaataccTTTCAGATTACGCACCACATTCATGTGAAAAGAACATTCTTCATAACTGggcttagaaatatttttaagtggaTCGGTATGTATGATATGTATTGTTCAGATGCACCCTCTGGTCTCGTTTGTGGATTTTTGTATTTATCCATATGAAGTCTTAGTAACTCGCTCCTTTCTGGAAGCGTATGAGTTGTGGAACACATTGTACCTCTGTTTTGTTCTCAGAATGAGCTTCCTGAACCAGAGCAAGACAATGGTGGCACAACCGAGTCTGTGAAAGAGCAAGAAATGAAATGGACAGATTTGGCTCTCCAGTATCTCCATGAAAATGTTCCGCCCACGGGAAACTAGTGAATCAGTGAGATTTCATGCAGTGGATGCATGAATGCaatataaaaccaaatatttttcagctatCGCTGTCATAAGCTTCTCTATggaggaaacatttctgaaaaaggcTTGGATTCAAATCATGGTTCTACT
Protein-coding sequences here:
- the ANAPC13 gene encoding anaphase-promoting complex subunit 13 encodes the protein MDSEVQRDGRILDLIDDAWREDKLPYEDVAIPLNELPEPEQDNGGTTESVKEQEMKWTDLALQYLHENVPPTGN